Part of the Flagellimonas eckloniae genome, TGCTGTCCGTTAATGTTTGAAAGGTGGTTATCTTATCTTTTGAAAATATCGAATTGCCCCATAGTTGGGTGAGATAACTTTGTGAAACTGAACGTACAACCTCAATTTCCAAAACCCCTGAAAGCTGTTTTCCCCCTGCAAAGAGTTTTTCTCCAGAAGCCTTAAAAACCACATTGGATTCTCCGGTTACAAAACTGTAGTCTATTTCGGCATTACCTTTAATCAAAATACTGTCTACAGGAATAATTTCCATACTCCTGATCAAGAGCCTATCTCCAGTCTTTATTTTATAGATTTGAATGTTTTCTTCCTCCCCGTTAGCATTCAACCGTGTCACAGCTATAGGAAAGTACGATTTGTAGTCTCTTTCAAAAGAGAGAAATGAGTAGGTTTTTTGCTGGAAAAACTTTCCCAATAAAAGAAAAAATACCAAACCCGTCAGACTATCAAAAAAGCCAGATCCCAAATCAAAAATAATATCAACTGTACTCCTTAAAAACAGGGTTAAGATTCCCAATGCAATGGGAACATCGATATTCAATACTTTGGAACGTAGACCTTTATAGGCTGAAATAAAATAATCTTGCCCTGCATAAAATACTACGGGTAGCGAAAAGGCAAACATTAACCAACGAAATACAGGTTTGTACTGGTCCAACCAAAACTCTTCAACCTCAAAATACTCAGGGAAAGAGAATAGCATTACATTGCCAAAAGCAAAACCTGCAACACCAAGTTTATAGATTAGCGAGCGGTCTACCTTGGTATTTTTCCTGGTATACTCTTCCAAGGAAATGTAAGGTTCATAGCCTATGGCACTTAACAATAGTACAAGTGCCTTCAAAGAAAAATCCTGTGACTTATAGGTTACCCGAATGGTCTTTTTGGGGAAGTCTACCTGTGAATTTGATATAGCCGAATGTAGGCGATTCAGATTTTCCAATACCCAAATACACGAACTGCAATGGATAGACGGAATGCTCAAATTGACAACTTGAACTCCCTCCTCATTAAATTCAACAAGCTTTTCAACAATATCCTGATTATCCAGAAAATCGTACTTGTACTGAATTTCATTTGGTGTGGTACCCGCCCTAGCCTCAATATCATAGAAATTGGACAACCCATTGGAAGTAAAAATCTCATAGACCGTTTTACAACCATTGCAACAAAACTCCTTTTCATCGAAAAGAACCGGTGTGCGATTGCAATCATCCCCACAATGATAACATCTCATGTTTGCCATTTACATTTGCTTTACCCAAGGCAAAATTGTCACACATTTTATTGTTAAAACATGACATTTATCAGTTCTTGTTCAATACTTTAGATTTAATTTTGTGCTATCAGGTAAATCAAAACGTTATGGAGAGCAGGTGTGAAAATTGTATCATTAGACAATTCAATTCGCTAAGGGCAATGAGCAAAGAAGAATTGAAGAAAGTATCCGACTCTAAAACCACAAAAAAAGTCAAAAAAGGAGAGCCTCTTTTTGAGGAAGGTGAGAAATTGAATGGTGTTTTTTGTGTTCGCGATGGGGTTTCTAAACTCTCCAAACTCAGTGCCAATGGAAAAGATCAAATTGTAAAATTGGCAACCAAAGGAGAAGTGCTTGGACAACGGTCCGTGATAGCTGAAGAATGCACCAATCTTTCCGCGATAGCTGTCAATGATATGGAAGTATGTTTTATTCCCAAAGAAAGCATTAACAATACTTTACAAAGCAATCCGAATTTCACCCTCGAGGTTCTGCGACATATGGCACATGATCTTAAAGAAGCCGATGATGTTATCGTAAACATGTCTCAAAAAACTGTAAAACAACGTATTGCAGAAGCTTTTTTGTACCTGAAAAATAATTTTGGGGAAGATGAAGATGGCTTTTTGGCCTTAACACTTTCTCGAGAAGACATATCAAATGTAGTGGGTACCGCTACGGAGTCTGCCATTCGAATTATTTCAGAATTCAAGAAAAAAGGATTGATTCATACCTCCGGAAAAAAAGTAGGTATAACAAATGAGCGTAAGCTAGCTGAATTGGTCGAAGGCTTCTAAAACTGCGCCCAAATCAAAACCTGATAATTGTCATAGTATCCCTTTTTCCATAGTGTTAATTTTATTCCATCTTTATTAATTAGCACTATGCAGAAGATTTTAATTCCCACGGATTTTTCAGAAAATGCCTGGAATGCCATTGATTATGGCATGCAATTGTTTCGAAATAAAAAATGTACTTTTTATTTACTAAATACGTATACCCCAGTAATTCCCAGCAGCCGTTTTATGGCCAAAATGATTGATGGAGTAAGTATTGTGGATGCAGTAAGAAACTCTTCCGAGCAAGGTTTGCAAAAAACCATTGACCGCATAAAGACCAAGTATGGCAATCCCAACCATAGTTTTGAAATCGTTTCATCTTTTAACTTATTGGTTGAAGAAGTAAAGGATATTGTAGATGCATTTGATATTAATCTTGTGATTACTGGAACCAAAGGTGCTTCTGGGATAGATGAAGTTTTTATGGGAAGCAATACGGTTCGGATTATAAAAAGCACCAAAAGATGTCCAGTACTGGCCATTCCGCAGCATTTTGATTTTATTACACCTAGTGAAATTGCCTTTGCAACGGATTTTAATCGATTCTATACAACTTCGGAATTGAACCCGCTGCTGGAACTAGCCGAAATGTTCCAAGCTACAATTCGTATTGTCCATGTACAATATGGAATAAAGGCACTATCCGAACTACAACAGTTCAACTTAAATATGCTTAGACGTTATCTTGGAGAAACTGAGCATTATGTGCACACTGTATCTGAACTTAATTCGGTTTCAAAAACATTGGAAATCTTTTCAAAAGAACTGGACATTCACTTACTGGCCCTATTGAATTATCAGCATAGCTATATGGAGAAAATGACCAGGGAGCCCATTGTTAAACGAACAGCATTTCATACCCAAATTCCTTTATTGGTAATTCCAGAATTGGGAATGGAGGGTATTTCCAAAAATTTAGAGGAACAGGAACAGATGATTTCGGATTAGTTTCTTTTTTATATCCATTTTTCTATCCGGGCATTGCCCTAACTTTAACTTCACATCTGCTAAACATACTCTGAAGGAGAACATCCAAAATACTGTTTAAAACACGTGGAAAAATAGGCTGGCTGATTAAACCCAACCGTATATCCAATTTCTGAAATGTTCACGCCCCCATCTTTTAAAAGCTGCGATGCCAGCTTAAGTCTCTGAGCTCTTATAAATTCTGTTGTGGAAAACCCAGTAAGGGCTTTTAATTTACGGTGCAAATGCATCCTACTTAACCCAATCTGATCGGAAAACACCTTTGCACTAAAATTTGGATCAGTCAGTTGATCATCAAGTATCTGTTGTATTCTTTTTAGCAGTTGAGCATCTATTGAGGTCAACTCAATTTCATGGGGCTTAAGAAATACCTGTTGGCTAAATTTTTCCTGAATGGCAGTTCTTGAAGCAATC contains:
- a CDS encoding heavy metal translocating P-type ATPase, with translation MANMRCYHCGDDCNRTPVLFDEKEFCCNGCKTVYEIFTSNGLSNFYDIEARAGTTPNEIQYKYDFLDNQDIVEKLVEFNEEGVQVVNLSIPSIHCSSCIWVLENLNRLHSAISNSQVDFPKKTIRVTYKSQDFSLKALVLLLSAIGYEPYISLEEYTRKNTKVDRSLIYKLGVAGFAFGNVMLFSFPEYFEVEEFWLDQYKPVFRWLMFAFSLPVVFYAGQDYFISAYKGLRSKVLNIDVPIALGILTLFLRSTVDIIFDLGSGFFDSLTGLVFFLLLGKFFQQKTYSFLSFERDYKSYFPIAVTRLNANGEEENIQIYKIKTGDRLLIRSMEIIPVDSILIKGNAEIDYSFVTGESNVVFKASGEKLFAGGKQLSGVLEIEVVRSVSQSYLTQLWGNSIFSKDKITTFQTLTDSIGKRFTIGVLSVAILATVFWLFYMPSMALNVFTAVLIIACPCAIALAAPFTLGNMLRIYGKHKFYLKNTNVIERLSKIDTAIFDKTGTITTTAKDAILYEGIELTEEEITLLKTTLRASNHPLSRSLYEILKSNAITTLDEFQEHTGKGVEGKLNKHTIKAGSASYVGESMPKLVSDTAVYISSDEDFKGRFVFKNKYRDGVEDLFATLGKTMNIGILSGDNDGERKQLQGILPAKTNLLFNQKPKDKLDYIKHLQKDHSVLMVGDGLNDAGALAQSNVGVSISEDINVFSPACDAILDASNLTKLPAFLKLSRKSIQIIKLSFLLSLCYNVIGLYFAVTGQLEPVVAAILMPLSSISIVIFTTLCTNFLGRKLK
- a CDS encoding Crp/Fnr family transcriptional regulator produces the protein MESRCENCIIRQFNSLRAMSKEELKKVSDSKTTKKVKKGEPLFEEGEKLNGVFCVRDGVSKLSKLSANGKDQIVKLATKGEVLGQRSVIAEECTNLSAIAVNDMEVCFIPKESINNTLQSNPNFTLEVLRHMAHDLKEADDVIVNMSQKTVKQRIAEAFLYLKNNFGEDEDGFLALTLSREDISNVVGTATESAIRIISEFKKKGLIHTSGKKVGITNERKLAELVEGF
- a CDS encoding universal stress protein; this translates as MQKILIPTDFSENAWNAIDYGMQLFRNKKCTFYLLNTYTPVIPSSRFMAKMIDGVSIVDAVRNSSEQGLQKTIDRIKTKYGNPNHSFEIVSSFNLLVEEVKDIVDAFDINLVITGTKGASGIDEVFMGSNTVRIIKSTKRCPVLAIPQHFDFITPSEIAFATDFNRFYTTSELNPLLELAEMFQATIRIVHVQYGIKALSELQQFNLNMLRRYLGETEHYVHTVSELNSVSKTLEIFSKELDIHLLALLNYQHSYMEKMTREPIVKRTAFHTQIPLLVIPELGMEGISKNLEEQEQMISD